Proteins from one Mesorhizobium sp. M9A.F.Ca.ET.002.03.1.2 genomic window:
- the iolD gene encoding 3D-(3,5/4)-trihydroxycyclohexane-1,2-dione acylhydrolase (decyclizing), producing MTKTIRLTMAQALTRFLARQMTEIDGKKIPIFGGVWAIFGHGNVAGIGEALYQVRDELPTFRAHNEQAMAHAAIAYAKANFRRRFMAATSSIGPGALNMVTAAALAHVNRLPVLFLPGDVFANRIPDPVLQQAEDFSDGTATVNDCFRPVSRYFDRITRPEQIIPALNRAMQVLTDPAECGPVTLALCQDVQAEAYDYPESFFVERIWHQRRLRPDRGELAAAVAALKGAKKPLVIAGGGVLYSQASSELAKLAQGAGIPVCETQGGKSSLPDDHPLNMAAVGVTGTSAANRLAEEADVVLAVGTRLQDFTTGSWALFKNAGKTIIGLNAQPFDAGKHQALPLVADAAEGLAELIAALEGWKAPAAWTDNAVGGKKDWQADAGKVTASTNAAYPSDAQVIGAVQRAMGSGVILLHAAGGLPGELHKLWQAGAPGSYHAEYGFSTMGYEIAGGLGVKMAKPDEEVVVMIGDGSYLMLNSEIATSVMLGLKLTIVLLDNRGYGCINRLQMATGGANFNNLLKDARHEVMADIDFATHAASLGAIAEKVSSIAGLETALAQAKKNARTTVLVIDTDPLVSTEAGGSWWDVAVPEVSVRPQVNAARKAYDEKRQMQKIGD from the coding sequence ATGACCAAGACAATCCGCCTGACGATGGCACAGGCGCTGACCCGCTTTCTTGCCCGACAGATGACAGAGATCGACGGCAAGAAAATACCGATCTTCGGCGGCGTCTGGGCGATCTTCGGCCATGGCAATGTCGCCGGCATCGGCGAGGCGCTCTATCAGGTGCGCGACGAATTGCCGACCTTCCGCGCCCATAACGAGCAGGCGATGGCGCATGCGGCGATCGCCTACGCCAAGGCCAATTTTCGCCGCCGCTTCATGGCGGCGACCAGTTCGATCGGCCCCGGCGCGCTCAACATGGTGACGGCGGCAGCACTCGCCCACGTCAATCGGTTGCCGGTTCTTTTTCTCCCCGGCGACGTCTTCGCCAATCGCATCCCCGATCCCGTCCTGCAGCAGGCCGAGGATTTTTCCGACGGCACGGCGACGGTCAACGACTGTTTTCGGCCGGTGTCGCGCTATTTCGACCGGATCACAAGGCCGGAGCAGATCATCCCGGCGCTCAATCGCGCCATGCAGGTGCTGACCGATCCAGCCGAATGCGGGCCGGTGACATTGGCGCTCTGCCAGGACGTACAGGCCGAGGCCTATGACTATCCCGAGAGCTTCTTCGTCGAACGGATCTGGCATCAGCGCCGGCTGCGTCCGGACCGTGGGGAATTGGCCGCCGCGGTGGCGGCGCTGAAGGGGGCGAAAAAGCCGTTGGTGATTGCCGGCGGCGGCGTGCTCTATTCGCAGGCCTCCAGTGAACTGGCGAAGCTGGCGCAGGGCGCCGGTATCCCGGTCTGCGAGACGCAGGGCGGCAAATCCTCGCTGCCGGACGATCATCCGCTCAACATGGCGGCGGTTGGCGTCACCGGCACTTCGGCGGCCAACCGGCTGGCTGAAGAAGCCGATGTCGTGCTTGCCGTCGGCACCAGGTTGCAGGATTTCACCACCGGCTCGTGGGCGCTGTTCAAGAATGCCGGCAAGACCATCATCGGGCTGAACGCCCAGCCCTTCGACGCTGGCAAGCATCAGGCGTTGCCGTTGGTGGCCGACGCGGCGGAAGGGCTCGCCGAGCTCATAGCGGCGCTGGAAGGCTGGAAGGCGCCGGCCGCCTGGACCGACAATGCTGTCGGGGGCAAGAAGGACTGGCAGGCCGATGCCGGCAAGGTGACGGCTTCGACCAATGCCGCCTATCCGTCGGATGCGCAGGTGATCGGCGCCGTGCAGCGCGCCATGGGTTCCGGCGTCATCCTGCTCCATGCCGCCGGCGGCCTGCCCGGCGAGTTGCACAAGCTTTGGCAGGCGGGCGCGCCCGGCTCCTACCACGCCGAATACGGCTTTTCGACCATGGGCTACGAGATCGCAGGAGGGCTCGGCGTCAAGATGGCCAAGCCCGACGAAGAAGTCGTCGTCATGATCGGCGACGGCTCCTATCTGATGCTCAATTCCGAGATCGCGACCTCGGTGATGCTCGGCCTCAAGCTGACCATCGTGCTGCTCGACAACCGCGGCTATGGCTGCATCAACCGGCTGCAGATGGCGACCGGCGGCGCCAACTTCAACAATCTGCTGAAGGATGCTCGCCACGAGGTGATGGCCGATATCGACTTCGCCACGCATGCAGCAAGCCTCGGCGCCATCGCCGAAAAGGTTTCGTCGATCGCCGGGCTGGAAACGGCGCTGGCGCAAGCGAAGAAGAATGCACGAACGACCGTGCTGGTGATCGACACCGATCCGCTGGTTTCGACCGAGGCCGGTGGAAGCTGGTGGGATGTTGCCGTGCCGGAAGTCTCGGTGCGCCCGCAAGTCAACGCGGCGCGCAAAGCCTACGATGAAAAGCGGCAGATGCAGAAGATTGGAGATTGA
- a CDS encoding MurR/RpiR family transcriptional regulator gives MDERVPRDFETLRATILERRQSLPKRIAQIAAYALDNPDDIAFGTAASIAASAGVQPSTLIRFAQQLGFDGFTSLQLVFRERLRERNSSYDERLAALRAKAEEGAGHRAIFDGFVAAASTSLNDISGRLNEDHFEDAIALLAKAETIYVLAKRRSYPVASYIAYALGKLKIRNQLIESAAGLNAEMIGFASPRDAVIAISFSPYAPAAIEEARVISEQGVPIVAITDSSFSPLAQFAKVWFEVAEADFAGFRSLSATMALAMALTVAVGEKRRDAGRKRKA, from the coding sequence ATGGACGAACGGGTGCCCCGCGATTTCGAGACATTGCGGGCGACGATCCTGGAGCGGCGGCAGAGCCTGCCCAAGCGTATCGCGCAGATCGCCGCCTATGCGCTCGACAATCCCGACGATATTGCCTTCGGCACCGCCGCAAGCATCGCCGCCTCCGCCGGCGTTCAGCCTTCGACCCTGATCCGCTTCGCCCAGCAGCTCGGCTTCGACGGCTTCACCAGCCTGCAGCTGGTGTTTCGCGAGCGCCTGCGCGAGCGCAATTCGTCCTATGACGAAAGACTGGCGGCATTGCGTGCCAAGGCCGAGGAAGGCGCCGGTCACCGGGCGATCTTCGACGGCTTCGTCGCCGCGGCCAGCACCTCGCTCAACGACATTTCAGGCAGGTTGAACGAAGACCATTTCGAAGATGCGATCGCCTTGCTGGCAAAAGCGGAGACCATCTATGTGCTGGCCAAGCGCCGCTCGTATCCAGTCGCCTCCTACATCGCCTACGCGCTGGGCAAGCTCAAGATCCGCAACCAGCTGATCGAATCGGCCGCCGGCCTCAACGCCGAAATGATCGGCTTTGCCTCGCCCAGGGACGCCGTCATCGCCATCAGTTTCTCACCCTATGCCCCGGCGGCCATCGAGGAGGCGCGCGTCATCTCGGAACAGGGCGTTCCGATCGTGGCGATCACCGACAGCTCGTTCTCGCCGCTCGCCCAGTTCGCCAAGGTCTGGTTCGAGGTCGCCGAGGCCGACTTCGCCGGTTTCCGCTCGCTGTCGGCGACGATGGCGCTGGCCATGGCGCTGACCGTCGCGGTTGGGGAGAAGCGGCGTGATGCCGGCCGCAAGCGCAAGGCGTAG
- a CDS encoding Gfo/Idh/MocA family oxidoreductase, with amino-acid sequence MVGVGLIGTGFMGKCHAIAWNAVGTVFPDVTKPRLVHLGEVDEDLAKRRATEFGFARASGDWRAVVNDPDVDIVSLTTPNQFHPEMAIAILEAGKHLWCEKPMAPSFAEAQAMAAAAQKSGKVAALGYNYIQNPAIRHIGALLDEKIIGEVNHLRIEMDEDFMADPEAPFFWKHEAASGYGALDDFAVHPLSLVAVLFGRVARVMCDMTKPYADRRVASGGRRAVETYDIASVLMHLENGIAGTLLVNRSAWGRKGRIAIQLFGSKGSILYDQERMNEFQLYLTSDRPTEQGYRTILVAPHHKPYDAFVPAPGHGLGFNDLKIVECRELLTRLAGKPARIIDFDEGLEIERTVHAMARSFEEQRWVDVR; translated from the coding sequence ATGGTCGGAGTCGGTCTTATCGGCACGGGCTTCATGGGCAAGTGTCACGCCATCGCCTGGAATGCGGTCGGCACCGTCTTTCCCGATGTGACCAAGCCAAGGCTGGTCCATCTCGGCGAGGTCGATGAGGACCTTGCCAAACGCCGTGCCACCGAATTCGGCTTCGCCAGGGCCTCCGGCGATTGGCGCGCCGTCGTCAACGACCCGGACGTCGACATCGTCTCGCTGACCACGCCGAATCAGTTCCATCCGGAAATGGCCATCGCCATCCTCGAGGCCGGCAAGCATCTGTGGTGCGAAAAGCCGATGGCGCCGAGCTTCGCCGAGGCGCAAGCCATGGCGGCGGCGGCCCAAAAGTCCGGCAAGGTGGCGGCTCTCGGCTACAACTACATCCAGAATCCGGCGATCCGCCATATCGGTGCACTGCTCGACGAGAAGATCATCGGCGAGGTCAATCATCTGCGCATCGAGATGGACGAGGATTTCATGGCCGACCCGGAGGCGCCGTTCTTCTGGAAGCACGAGGCGGCGTCCGGTTACGGCGCGCTCGACGATTTCGCCGTGCATCCGCTATCGCTGGTCGCCGTGCTGTTCGGCCGCGTCGCCCGCGTCATGTGCGACATGACCAAGCCTTATGCCGACCGCCGCGTCGCGTCCGGCGGGCGCCGCGCGGTCGAGACCTACGACATCGCCAGCGTGCTGATGCATCTCGAAAACGGCATTGCCGGCACGCTGCTGGTCAACCGTTCGGCCTGGGGCCGCAAAGGCCGGATCGCCATCCAGCTCTTCGGCTCGAAGGGTTCCATCCTGTACGACCAGGAGCGGATGAACGAGTTCCAGCTTTACCTGACATCCGACCGCCCGACCGAGCAGGGCTACCGCACCATCCTGGTGGCGCCGCATCACAAACCTTATGACGCCTTCGTGCCGGCGCCCGGCCACGGCCTCGGCTTCAACGACCTCAAGATCGTCGAATGCCGGGAGCTTTTGACGCGCCTTGCCGGCAAGCCGGCGCGGATCATCGATTTTGACGAAGGGCTGGAGATCGAGCGCACCGTGCACGCCATGGCGCGCTCGTTCGAGGAACAGCGCTGGGTGGATGTGAGATAG
- the iolC gene encoding 5-dehydro-2-deoxygluconokinase — translation MGEAMDAKHAPLDVITIGRASVDLYGQQIGSRLEDITSFAKSVGGCPANIAVGTARLGLRSALLTRVGDEQMGRFIREQLTREGVSVDGLKTDPDRLTALVLLSVEDECVSPMIFYRSDCADMALSEDDIDEAFIASARAIVVTGTHFSRPNSDAAQRKAIRAIKAKGGKVVFDIDYRPNLWGLAGHAEGFERYVKSDRVSAQLKSVLPDCDLIVGTEEEIMIASGTDDCLNALKTIRSLSAATIVLKRGAMGCIVYDGPISDDLEDGIVGKGFPIEVYNVLGAGDAFMSGFLRGWLGEESLATAATWANACGAFAVSRLLCAPEYPTFEELQFFLKNGSKHMALRKDEAINHIHWATTRRRDIPSLMALACDHRIQLDDVAAKAGADTSRIHDFKVLTVKAAAKVAAGRAGYGMLLDEKYGREAMFEFARHSFAWLGRPVELPGSRPLRFEFSQDIGSQLIEWPVDHCIKCLCFYHPDDPAALKTEQQQKLKSLFEAARKVGRELLIEIIAGKHGELDDTTIPRALEELYALGIKPDWWKLEPQASAGAWAKIEAVILKNDPWCRGIVLLGLEAPQDELEAAFAATAKAPIVKGFAVGRTIFINAAEQWLAGKMSDEEAIADMASRFERLTEAWLAARGRKAA, via the coding sequence ATGGGCGAAGCCATGGACGCGAAACATGCGCCGCTCGACGTCATCACCATTGGCCGCGCCTCCGTCGATCTCTATGGCCAGCAGATCGGCTCGCGCCTGGAGGACATCACGTCCTTTGCCAAGTCGGTCGGCGGCTGTCCGGCCAACATCGCGGTCGGCACGGCCAGGCTCGGCCTGCGCTCGGCGCTGCTCACCCGCGTCGGCGACGAGCAGATGGGCCGCTTCATCCGCGAACAGCTGACACGCGAGGGTGTCTCGGTCGACGGCCTCAAGACTGATCCGGACCGCTTGACCGCATTGGTGCTGCTGTCGGTCGAGGACGAATGCGTCTCGCCGATGATCTTCTATCGCAGCGACTGCGCCGACATGGCGCTTTCGGAAGACGATATCGATGAGGCGTTCATCGCTTCGGCACGCGCCATCGTCGTCACCGGTACGCATTTTTCGCGGCCCAACAGCGATGCCGCGCAGCGCAAGGCGATCCGCGCCATCAAGGCCAAGGGCGGCAAGGTGGTGTTCGACATCGACTACCGCCCCAACCTCTGGGGCCTTGCCGGTCATGCCGAAGGGTTCGAGCGCTATGTGAAATCCGACCGGGTCTCCGCGCAGCTGAAATCGGTACTGCCCGATTGCGACCTGATCGTCGGCACCGAAGAAGAGATCATGATCGCCTCCGGTACTGACGATTGCCTGAACGCGCTCAAGACGATCCGCTCGCTGTCGGCGGCCACCATCGTCTTGAAGCGTGGCGCCATGGGCTGCATCGTCTATGACGGGCCGATCAGCGACGATCTCGAGGACGGCATCGTCGGCAAGGGGTTTCCGATCGAGGTCTATAATGTGCTTGGCGCCGGCGACGCCTTCATGTCGGGCTTCCTGCGCGGCTGGCTCGGCGAGGAAAGCCTGGCGACGGCGGCGACCTGGGCCAATGCCTGCGGCGCCTTCGCCGTGTCGCGGCTGCTCTGCGCGCCGGAATACCCGACCTTCGAGGAATTGCAGTTCTTCCTGAAGAACGGCAGCAAGCACATGGCTTTGCGCAAGGACGAGGCGATCAATCATATCCATTGGGCGACGACGCGCCGGCGCGATATTCCCTCGCTGATGGCGCTGGCCTGCGACCACCGTATCCAGCTCGACGATGTCGCCGCGAAAGCCGGTGCCGACACCTCGCGCATCCATGATTTCAAAGTGCTGACGGTCAAGGCAGCGGCGAAGGTCGCCGCCGGCCGTGCCGGTTACGGCATGCTGCTCGACGAGAAATACGGCCGCGAGGCGATGTTCGAATTTGCCCGCCATTCCTTCGCCTGGCTCGGCCGGCCGGTCGAGCTGCCAGGGTCTCGCCCGCTTCGTTTCGAATTCTCGCAGGACATCGGCTCGCAGTTGATCGAGTGGCCGGTCGACCATTGCATCAAATGCCTGTGCTTCTATCATCCGGACGACCCCGCCGCGCTGAAGACCGAGCAGCAGCAGAAGCTCAAAAGCCTGTTCGAGGCCGCGCGGAAAGTGGGAAGAGAACTGCTGATCGAGATCATCGCCGGCAAGCACGGCGAGCTCGACGACACGACGATCCCGCGCGCGCTGGAGGAACTCTATGCGCTCGGCATCAAGCCCGACTGGTGGAAGCTCGAGCCGCAGGCCTCAGCCGGTGCTTGGGCAAAGATCGAAGCGGTGATCCTGAAGAACGATCCGTGGTGCCGCGGCATTGTGCTGCTCGGCCTGGAAGCGCCGCAGGACGAGCTGGAAGCGGCCTTTGCCGCCACCGCCAAGGCACCTATCGTCAAGGGCTTCGCCGTCGGCCGCACCATCTTCATCAACGCGGCCGAACAATGGCTTGCGGGCAAGATGTCGGACGAGGAGGCTATCGCCGACATGGCGTCTCGCTTCGAGAGGCTGACCGAGGCATGGCTTGCCGCACGCGGCCGCAAAGCAGCATAA